In Quercus lobata isolate SW786 chromosome 12, ValleyOak3.0 Primary Assembly, whole genome shotgun sequence, a genomic segment contains:
- the LOC115971081 gene encoding GATA transcription factor 26-like isoform X6 codes for MLEKGTCKPDKSLVAGTPLWRNGPPDKPVLCNACGSRWRTKGTLANYTPLHARAEPDDYEDHRYSRVKSISVNKNKEVKLLKRKQNSDNMMVGGGAPDYNQGFRKVIDEDTSNRSSSGSAISNSESCAQFGSADASDLTGPAQSMVWDSMVPSRKRTCVSRPKQSPVEKLTKDLFTILHEQQSSYFSASSEDDLLFESETPMVSVEIGHGSVLIRHPSSIAREEESEASSLSVENKQFPSNEAYSHYSITSVHNGSKGVNFPSPGVEKIKNHAGQGMQPEHLKRDKSQNENLQILASRNSPLCNIDLNDVLNFEELMRNLTNEEQQQLLKYLSPVDTLKVPDSLKSTFDSPQFKENLIYFQQLLVEGVFDNSFSGAKSEDCKNLKRLAICNSSKCKWVESYHLLKLQKYKNSSGGSVLGPNATASSNFINVKRFHDSQSQNLPEVKTAMKCPKRMIVKASYENKELIDNDSSCFSPRSLFALPTEGSSLMLDSFNFVEENSDQDLLLDVPSNGSFPQAELLHPSLSFDGQQVCL; via the exons ATGCTAGAAAAAGGTACTTGCAAACCTGACAAATCATTAGTTGCAG GCACTCCTCTTTGGCGCAATGGTCCTCCTGATAAGCCAGTCTTGTGCAATGCATGTGGGTCTCGGTGGAGGACAAAGGGAACACTCGCAAATTATACCCCTCTACATGCACGGGCGGAACCTGATGATTATGAGGATCACAGGTATTCCAGGGTGAAAAGTATATCAgtaaataagaacaaagaaGTGAAACTGCtcaaaagaaagcaaaataGTGATAATATGATGGTTGGAGGGGGTGCCCCCGATTACAACCAGGGTTTTCGTAAGGTGATAGATGAAGATACAAGTAATAGATCAAGTTCTGGCTCGGCCATTTCTAACTCGGAGAGCTGTGCACAATTTGGCAGTGCAGATGCAAGTGATTTGACAG GTCCAGCTCAGTCAATGGTGTGGGACTCAATGGTGCCTTCTAGAAAGAGGACCTGTGTGAGTCGTCCAAAGCAATCTCCAGTTGAGAAGCTTACAAAAGAtctttttacaattttacatgAACAACAGTCTTCATATTTCTCTGCATCTTCTGAAGATGATCTGCTTTTTGAGAGTGAAACACCAATGGTCTCTGTTGAGATAGGACATGGAAGTGTTCTCATTAGGCATCCCAGCTCAATAGCTCGAGAAGAGGAATCTGAAGCTAGCTCACTTTCGGTTGAGAACAAACAATTTCCATCTAATGAGGCTTATTCCCACTATTCAATCACTTCTGTACATAATGGCAGCAAAGGTGTCAATTTCCCAAGTCCTGGggttgaaaaaattaagaatcatGCTGGACAAGGGATGCAACCAGAGCATCTTAAAAG GGACAAGTCTCAGAATGAAAACCTACAAATCCTGGCCAGCCGTAATTCACCACTGTGTAATATAGATTTGAAT GATGTTCTAAACTTTGAGGAGTTAATGAGAAACTTGACAAATGAAGAGCAACAGCAATTGCTGAAGTATTTATCTCCAGTTGACACTCTTAAAGTTCCTGATAG CCTCAAAAGCACTTTTGATAGCCCTCAATTCAAGGAGAACTTAATTTACTTTCAGCAATTGCTTGTGGAAGGGGTATTTGACAACTCCTTCTCAGGAGCAAAATCTGAAGACTGCAAGAATTTGAAAAGGCTTGCAATATGCAATTCATCGAAGTGCAAATGGGTTGAAAGCTATCATCTACTTAAG CTgcagaaatataaaaatagttcTGGAGGATCCGTTTTAGGACCCAATGCAACTGCCTCAAGTAATTTCATAAATGTCAAGAGATTTCATGACAGCCAAAGCCAAAATCTTCCAG AAGTGAAGACTGCAATGAAGTGCCCAAAAAGGATGATTGTGAAGGCTAGCTATGAGAACAAGGAACTTATAGACAATGATAGTTCTTGCTTTAGTCCAAGAAGCCTATTTGCTTTGCCAACTGAAGGTAGCTCCCTCATGTTGGATTCTTTCAATTTTGTAGAAGAAAATTCTGATCAGGACCTGCTGCTGGATGTGCCATCCAATGGCTCTTTCCCACAGGCAGAGCTCCTTCACCCATCTTTAAGTTTTGATGGCCAACAG GTATGCCTTTGA
- the LOC115971081 gene encoding GATA transcription factor 26-like isoform X7: protein MMVGGGAPDYNQGFRKVIDEDTSNRSSSGSAISNSESCAQFGSADASDLTGPAQSMVWDSMVPSRKRTCVSRPKQSPVEKLTKDLFTILHEQQSSYFSASSEDDLLFESETPMVSVEIGHGSVLIRHPSSIAREEESEASSLSVENKQFPSNEAYSHYSITSVHNGSKGVNFPSPGVEKIKNHAGQGMQPEHLKRDKSQNENLQILASRNSPLCNIDLNDVLNFEELMRNLTNEEQQQLLKYLSPVDTLKVPDSLKSTFDSPQFKENLIYFQQLLVEGVFDNSFSGAKSEDCKNLKRLAICNSSKCKWVESYHLLKLQKYKNSSGGSVLGPNATASSNFINVKRFHDSQSQNLPEVKTAMKCPKRMIVKASYENKELIDNDSSCFSPRSLFALPTEGSSLMLDSFNFVEENSDQDLLLDVPSNGSFPQAELLHPSLSFDGQQASTSSSSIYPHLVRR, encoded by the exons ATGATGGTTGGAGGGGGTGCCCCCGATTACAACCAGGGTTTTCGTAAGGTGATAGATGAAGATACAAGTAATAGATCAAGTTCTGGCTCGGCCATTTCTAACTCGGAGAGCTGTGCACAATTTGGCAGTGCAGATGCAAGTGATTTGACAG GTCCAGCTCAGTCAATGGTGTGGGACTCAATGGTGCCTTCTAGAAAGAGGACCTGTGTGAGTCGTCCAAAGCAATCTCCAGTTGAGAAGCTTACAAAAGAtctttttacaattttacatgAACAACAGTCTTCATATTTCTCTGCATCTTCTGAAGATGATCTGCTTTTTGAGAGTGAAACACCAATGGTCTCTGTTGAGATAGGACATGGAAGTGTTCTCATTAGGCATCCCAGCTCAATAGCTCGAGAAGAGGAATCTGAAGCTAGCTCACTTTCGGTTGAGAACAAACAATTTCCATCTAATGAGGCTTATTCCCACTATTCAATCACTTCTGTACATAATGGCAGCAAAGGTGTCAATTTCCCAAGTCCTGGggttgaaaaaattaagaatcatGCTGGACAAGGGATGCAACCAGAGCATCTTAAAAG GGACAAGTCTCAGAATGAAAACCTACAAATCCTGGCCAGCCGTAATTCACCACTGTGTAATATAGATTTGAAT GATGTTCTAAACTTTGAGGAGTTAATGAGAAACTTGACAAATGAAGAGCAACAGCAATTGCTGAAGTATTTATCTCCAGTTGACACTCTTAAAGTTCCTGATAG CCTCAAAAGCACTTTTGATAGCCCTCAATTCAAGGAGAACTTAATTTACTTTCAGCAATTGCTTGTGGAAGGGGTATTTGACAACTCCTTCTCAGGAGCAAAATCTGAAGACTGCAAGAATTTGAAAAGGCTTGCAATATGCAATTCATCGAAGTGCAAATGGGTTGAAAGCTATCATCTACTTAAG CTgcagaaatataaaaatagttcTGGAGGATCCGTTTTAGGACCCAATGCAACTGCCTCAAGTAATTTCATAAATGTCAAGAGATTTCATGACAGCCAAAGCCAAAATCTTCCAG AAGTGAAGACTGCAATGAAGTGCCCAAAAAGGATGATTGTGAAGGCTAGCTATGAGAACAAGGAACTTATAGACAATGATAGTTCTTGCTTTAGTCCAAGAAGCCTATTTGCTTTGCCAACTGAAGGTAGCTCCCTCATGTTGGATTCTTTCAATTTTGTAGAAGAAAATTCTGATCAGGACCTGCTGCTGGATGTGCCATCCAATGGCTCTTTCCCACAGGCAGAGCTCCTTCACCCATCTTTAAGTTTTGATGGCCAACAGGCAAGCACTAGTAGTAGTTCAATATACCCACATCTTGTCCGCCGCTGA
- the LOC115971081 gene encoding GATA transcription factor 26-like isoform X1 — translation MLEKGTCKPDKSLVAGTPLWRNGPPDKPVLCNACGSRWRTKGTLANYTPLHARAEPDDYEDHRYSRVKSISVNKNKEVKLLKRKQNSDNMMVGGGAPDYNQGFRKVIDEDTSNRSSSGSAISNSESCAQFGSADASDLTGPAQSMVWDSMVPSRKRTCVSRPKQSPVEKLTKDLFTILHEQQSSYFSASSEDDLLFESETPMVSVEIGHGSVLIRHPSSIAREEESEASSLSVENKQFPSNEAYSHYSITSVHNGSKGVNFPSPGVEKIKNHAGQGMQPEHLKRDKSQNENLQILASRNSPLCNIDLNDVLNFEELMRNLTNEEQQQLLKYLSPVDTLKVPDSLKSTFDSPQFKENLIYFQQLLVEGVFDNSFSGAKSEDCKNLKRLAICNSSKCKWVESYHLLKLQKYKNSSGGSVLGPNATASSNFINVKRFHDSQSQNLPEVKTAMKCPKRMIVKASYENKELIDNDSSCFSPRSLFALPTEGSSLMLDSFNFVEENSDQDLLLDVPSNGSFPQAELLHPSLSFDGQQASTSSSSIYPHLVRR, via the exons ATGCTAGAAAAAGGTACTTGCAAACCTGACAAATCATTAGTTGCAG GCACTCCTCTTTGGCGCAATGGTCCTCCTGATAAGCCAGTCTTGTGCAATGCATGTGGGTCTCGGTGGAGGACAAAGGGAACACTCGCAAATTATACCCCTCTACATGCACGGGCGGAACCTGATGATTATGAGGATCACAGGTATTCCAGGGTGAAAAGTATATCAgtaaataagaacaaagaaGTGAAACTGCtcaaaagaaagcaaaataGTGATAATATGATGGTTGGAGGGGGTGCCCCCGATTACAACCAGGGTTTTCGTAAGGTGATAGATGAAGATACAAGTAATAGATCAAGTTCTGGCTCGGCCATTTCTAACTCGGAGAGCTGTGCACAATTTGGCAGTGCAGATGCAAGTGATTTGACAG GTCCAGCTCAGTCAATGGTGTGGGACTCAATGGTGCCTTCTAGAAAGAGGACCTGTGTGAGTCGTCCAAAGCAATCTCCAGTTGAGAAGCTTACAAAAGAtctttttacaattttacatgAACAACAGTCTTCATATTTCTCTGCATCTTCTGAAGATGATCTGCTTTTTGAGAGTGAAACACCAATGGTCTCTGTTGAGATAGGACATGGAAGTGTTCTCATTAGGCATCCCAGCTCAATAGCTCGAGAAGAGGAATCTGAAGCTAGCTCACTTTCGGTTGAGAACAAACAATTTCCATCTAATGAGGCTTATTCCCACTATTCAATCACTTCTGTACATAATGGCAGCAAAGGTGTCAATTTCCCAAGTCCTGGggttgaaaaaattaagaatcatGCTGGACAAGGGATGCAACCAGAGCATCTTAAAAG GGACAAGTCTCAGAATGAAAACCTACAAATCCTGGCCAGCCGTAATTCACCACTGTGTAATATAGATTTGAAT GATGTTCTAAACTTTGAGGAGTTAATGAGAAACTTGACAAATGAAGAGCAACAGCAATTGCTGAAGTATTTATCTCCAGTTGACACTCTTAAAGTTCCTGATAG CCTCAAAAGCACTTTTGATAGCCCTCAATTCAAGGAGAACTTAATTTACTTTCAGCAATTGCTTGTGGAAGGGGTATTTGACAACTCCTTCTCAGGAGCAAAATCTGAAGACTGCAAGAATTTGAAAAGGCTTGCAATATGCAATTCATCGAAGTGCAAATGGGTTGAAAGCTATCATCTACTTAAG CTgcagaaatataaaaatagttcTGGAGGATCCGTTTTAGGACCCAATGCAACTGCCTCAAGTAATTTCATAAATGTCAAGAGATTTCATGACAGCCAAAGCCAAAATCTTCCAG AAGTGAAGACTGCAATGAAGTGCCCAAAAAGGATGATTGTGAAGGCTAGCTATGAGAACAAGGAACTTATAGACAATGATAGTTCTTGCTTTAGTCCAAGAAGCCTATTTGCTTTGCCAACTGAAGGTAGCTCCCTCATGTTGGATTCTTTCAATTTTGTAGAAGAAAATTCTGATCAGGACCTGCTGCTGGATGTGCCATCCAATGGCTCTTTCCCACAGGCAGAGCTCCTTCACCCATCTTTAAGTTTTGATGGCCAACAGGCAAGCACTAGTAGTAGTTCAATATACCCACATCTTGTCCGCCGCTGA
- the LOC115971081 gene encoding GATA transcription factor 26-like isoform X5, producing the protein MLEKGTPLWRNGPPDKPVLCNACGSRWRTKGTLANYTPLHARAEPDDYEDHRYSRVKSISVNKNKEVKLLKRKQNSDNMMVGGGAPDYNQGFRKVIDEDTSNRSSSGSAISNSESCAQFGSADASDLTGPAQSMVWDSMVPSRKRTCVSRPKQSPVEKLTKDLFTILHEQQSSYFSASSEDDLLFESETPMVSVEIGHGSVLIRHPSSIAREEESEASSLSVENKQFPSNEAYSHYSITSVHNGSKGVNFPSPGVEKIKNHAGQGMQPEHLKRDKSQNENLQILASRNSPLCNIDLNDVLNFEELMRNLTNEEQQQLLKYLSPVDTLKVPDSLKSTFDSPQFKENLIYFQQLLVEGVFDNSFSGAKSEDCKNLKRLAICNSSKCKWVESYHLLKLQKYKNSSGGSVLGPNATASSNFINVKRFHDSQSQNLPEVKTAMKCPKRMIVKASYENKELIDNDSSCFSPRSLFALPTEGSSLMLDSFNFVEENSDQDLLLDVPSNGSFPQAELLHPSLSFDGQQASTSSSSIYPHLVRR; encoded by the exons ATGCTAGAAAAAG GCACTCCTCTTTGGCGCAATGGTCCTCCTGATAAGCCAGTCTTGTGCAATGCATGTGGGTCTCGGTGGAGGACAAAGGGAACACTCGCAAATTATACCCCTCTACATGCACGGGCGGAACCTGATGATTATGAGGATCACAGGTATTCCAGGGTGAAAAGTATATCAgtaaataagaacaaagaaGTGAAACTGCtcaaaagaaagcaaaataGTGATAATATGATGGTTGGAGGGGGTGCCCCCGATTACAACCAGGGTTTTCGTAAGGTGATAGATGAAGATACAAGTAATAGATCAAGTTCTGGCTCGGCCATTTCTAACTCGGAGAGCTGTGCACAATTTGGCAGTGCAGATGCAAGTGATTTGACAG GTCCAGCTCAGTCAATGGTGTGGGACTCAATGGTGCCTTCTAGAAAGAGGACCTGTGTGAGTCGTCCAAAGCAATCTCCAGTTGAGAAGCTTACAAAAGAtctttttacaattttacatgAACAACAGTCTTCATATTTCTCTGCATCTTCTGAAGATGATCTGCTTTTTGAGAGTGAAACACCAATGGTCTCTGTTGAGATAGGACATGGAAGTGTTCTCATTAGGCATCCCAGCTCAATAGCTCGAGAAGAGGAATCTGAAGCTAGCTCACTTTCGGTTGAGAACAAACAATTTCCATCTAATGAGGCTTATTCCCACTATTCAATCACTTCTGTACATAATGGCAGCAAAGGTGTCAATTTCCCAAGTCCTGGggttgaaaaaattaagaatcatGCTGGACAAGGGATGCAACCAGAGCATCTTAAAAG GGACAAGTCTCAGAATGAAAACCTACAAATCCTGGCCAGCCGTAATTCACCACTGTGTAATATAGATTTGAAT GATGTTCTAAACTTTGAGGAGTTAATGAGAAACTTGACAAATGAAGAGCAACAGCAATTGCTGAAGTATTTATCTCCAGTTGACACTCTTAAAGTTCCTGATAG CCTCAAAAGCACTTTTGATAGCCCTCAATTCAAGGAGAACTTAATTTACTTTCAGCAATTGCTTGTGGAAGGGGTATTTGACAACTCCTTCTCAGGAGCAAAATCTGAAGACTGCAAGAATTTGAAAAGGCTTGCAATATGCAATTCATCGAAGTGCAAATGGGTTGAAAGCTATCATCTACTTAAG CTgcagaaatataaaaatagttcTGGAGGATCCGTTTTAGGACCCAATGCAACTGCCTCAAGTAATTTCATAAATGTCAAGAGATTTCATGACAGCCAAAGCCAAAATCTTCCAG AAGTGAAGACTGCAATGAAGTGCCCAAAAAGGATGATTGTGAAGGCTAGCTATGAGAACAAGGAACTTATAGACAATGATAGTTCTTGCTTTAGTCCAAGAAGCCTATTTGCTTTGCCAACTGAAGGTAGCTCCCTCATGTTGGATTCTTTCAATTTTGTAGAAGAAAATTCTGATCAGGACCTGCTGCTGGATGTGCCATCCAATGGCTCTTTCCCACAGGCAGAGCTCCTTCACCCATCTTTAAGTTTTGATGGCCAACAGGCAAGCACTAGTAGTAGTTCAATATACCCACATCTTGTCCGCCGCTGA
- the LOC115971081 gene encoding GATA transcription factor 26-like isoform X3 produces MLEKGTCKPDKSLVAGTPLWRNGPPDKPVLCNACGSRWRTKGTLANYTPLHARAEPDDYEDHRYSRVKSISVNKNKEVKLLKRKQNSDNMMVGGGAPDYNQGFRKVIDEDTSNRSSSGSAISNSESCAQFGSADASDLTGPAQSMVWDSMVPSRKRTCVSRPKQSPVEKLTKDLFTILHEQQSSYFSASSEDDLLFESETPMVSVEIGHGSVLIRHPSSIAREEESEASSLSVENKQFPSNEAYSHYSITSVHNGSKGVNFPSPGVEKIKNHAGQGMQPEHLKRDKSQNENLQILASRNSPLCNIDLNDVLNFEELMRNLTNEEQQQLLKYLSPVDTLKVPDSLKSTFDSPQFKENLIYFQQLLVEGVFDNSFSGAKSEDCKNLKRLAICNSSKCKWVESYHLLKKYKNSSGGSVLGPNATASSNFINVKRFHDSQSQNLPEVKTAMKCPKRMIVKASYENKELIDNDSSCFSPRSLFALPTEGSSLMLDSFNFVEENSDQDLLLDVPSNGSFPQAELLHPSLSFDGQQASTSSSSIYPHLVRR; encoded by the exons ATGCTAGAAAAAGGTACTTGCAAACCTGACAAATCATTAGTTGCAG GCACTCCTCTTTGGCGCAATGGTCCTCCTGATAAGCCAGTCTTGTGCAATGCATGTGGGTCTCGGTGGAGGACAAAGGGAACACTCGCAAATTATACCCCTCTACATGCACGGGCGGAACCTGATGATTATGAGGATCACAGGTATTCCAGGGTGAAAAGTATATCAgtaaataagaacaaagaaGTGAAACTGCtcaaaagaaagcaaaataGTGATAATATGATGGTTGGAGGGGGTGCCCCCGATTACAACCAGGGTTTTCGTAAGGTGATAGATGAAGATACAAGTAATAGATCAAGTTCTGGCTCGGCCATTTCTAACTCGGAGAGCTGTGCACAATTTGGCAGTGCAGATGCAAGTGATTTGACAG GTCCAGCTCAGTCAATGGTGTGGGACTCAATGGTGCCTTCTAGAAAGAGGACCTGTGTGAGTCGTCCAAAGCAATCTCCAGTTGAGAAGCTTACAAAAGAtctttttacaattttacatgAACAACAGTCTTCATATTTCTCTGCATCTTCTGAAGATGATCTGCTTTTTGAGAGTGAAACACCAATGGTCTCTGTTGAGATAGGACATGGAAGTGTTCTCATTAGGCATCCCAGCTCAATAGCTCGAGAAGAGGAATCTGAAGCTAGCTCACTTTCGGTTGAGAACAAACAATTTCCATCTAATGAGGCTTATTCCCACTATTCAATCACTTCTGTACATAATGGCAGCAAAGGTGTCAATTTCCCAAGTCCTGGggttgaaaaaattaagaatcatGCTGGACAAGGGATGCAACCAGAGCATCTTAAAAG GGACAAGTCTCAGAATGAAAACCTACAAATCCTGGCCAGCCGTAATTCACCACTGTGTAATATAGATTTGAAT GATGTTCTAAACTTTGAGGAGTTAATGAGAAACTTGACAAATGAAGAGCAACAGCAATTGCTGAAGTATTTATCTCCAGTTGACACTCTTAAAGTTCCTGATAG CCTCAAAAGCACTTTTGATAGCCCTCAATTCAAGGAGAACTTAATTTACTTTCAGCAATTGCTTGTGGAAGGGGTATTTGACAACTCCTTCTCAGGAGCAAAATCTGAAGACTGCAAGAATTTGAAAAGGCTTGCAATATGCAATTCATCGAAGTGCAAATGGGTTGAAAGCTATCATCTACTTAAG aaatataaaaatagttcTGGAGGATCCGTTTTAGGACCCAATGCAACTGCCTCAAGTAATTTCATAAATGTCAAGAGATTTCATGACAGCCAAAGCCAAAATCTTCCAG AAGTGAAGACTGCAATGAAGTGCCCAAAAAGGATGATTGTGAAGGCTAGCTATGAGAACAAGGAACTTATAGACAATGATAGTTCTTGCTTTAGTCCAAGAAGCCTATTTGCTTTGCCAACTGAAGGTAGCTCCCTCATGTTGGATTCTTTCAATTTTGTAGAAGAAAATTCTGATCAGGACCTGCTGCTGGATGTGCCATCCAATGGCTCTTTCCCACAGGCAGAGCTCCTTCACCCATCTTTAAGTTTTGATGGCCAACAGGCAAGCACTAGTAGTAGTTCAATATACCCACATCTTGTCCGCCGCTGA
- the LOC115971081 gene encoding GATA transcription factor 26-like isoform X2 has protein sequence MGKQGPCCHCGVTSTPLWRNGPPDKPVLCNACGSRWRTKGTLANYTPLHARAEPDDYEDHRYSRVKSISVNKNKEVKLLKRKQNSDNMMVGGGAPDYNQGFRKVIDEDTSNRSSSGSAISNSESCAQFGSADASDLTGPAQSMVWDSMVPSRKRTCVSRPKQSPVEKLTKDLFTILHEQQSSYFSASSEDDLLFESETPMVSVEIGHGSVLIRHPSSIAREEESEASSLSVENKQFPSNEAYSHYSITSVHNGSKGVNFPSPGVEKIKNHAGQGMQPEHLKRDKSQNENLQILASRNSPLCNIDLNDVLNFEELMRNLTNEEQQQLLKYLSPVDTLKVPDSLKSTFDSPQFKENLIYFQQLLVEGVFDNSFSGAKSEDCKNLKRLAICNSSKCKWVESYHLLKLQKYKNSSGGSVLGPNATASSNFINVKRFHDSQSQNLPEVKTAMKCPKRMIVKASYENKELIDNDSSCFSPRSLFALPTEGSSLMLDSFNFVEENSDQDLLLDVPSNGSFPQAELLHPSLSFDGQQASTSSSSIYPHLVRR, from the exons atggGCAAGCAAGGGCCTTGCTGTCACTGTGGAGTTACAA GCACTCCTCTTTGGCGCAATGGTCCTCCTGATAAGCCAGTCTTGTGCAATGCATGTGGGTCTCGGTGGAGGACAAAGGGAACACTCGCAAATTATACCCCTCTACATGCACGGGCGGAACCTGATGATTATGAGGATCACAGGTATTCCAGGGTGAAAAGTATATCAgtaaataagaacaaagaaGTGAAACTGCtcaaaagaaagcaaaataGTGATAATATGATGGTTGGAGGGGGTGCCCCCGATTACAACCAGGGTTTTCGTAAGGTGATAGATGAAGATACAAGTAATAGATCAAGTTCTGGCTCGGCCATTTCTAACTCGGAGAGCTGTGCACAATTTGGCAGTGCAGATGCAAGTGATTTGACAG GTCCAGCTCAGTCAATGGTGTGGGACTCAATGGTGCCTTCTAGAAAGAGGACCTGTGTGAGTCGTCCAAAGCAATCTCCAGTTGAGAAGCTTACAAAAGAtctttttacaattttacatgAACAACAGTCTTCATATTTCTCTGCATCTTCTGAAGATGATCTGCTTTTTGAGAGTGAAACACCAATGGTCTCTGTTGAGATAGGACATGGAAGTGTTCTCATTAGGCATCCCAGCTCAATAGCTCGAGAAGAGGAATCTGAAGCTAGCTCACTTTCGGTTGAGAACAAACAATTTCCATCTAATGAGGCTTATTCCCACTATTCAATCACTTCTGTACATAATGGCAGCAAAGGTGTCAATTTCCCAAGTCCTGGggttgaaaaaattaagaatcatGCTGGACAAGGGATGCAACCAGAGCATCTTAAAAG GGACAAGTCTCAGAATGAAAACCTACAAATCCTGGCCAGCCGTAATTCACCACTGTGTAATATAGATTTGAAT GATGTTCTAAACTTTGAGGAGTTAATGAGAAACTTGACAAATGAAGAGCAACAGCAATTGCTGAAGTATTTATCTCCAGTTGACACTCTTAAAGTTCCTGATAG CCTCAAAAGCACTTTTGATAGCCCTCAATTCAAGGAGAACTTAATTTACTTTCAGCAATTGCTTGTGGAAGGGGTATTTGACAACTCCTTCTCAGGAGCAAAATCTGAAGACTGCAAGAATTTGAAAAGGCTTGCAATATGCAATTCATCGAAGTGCAAATGGGTTGAAAGCTATCATCTACTTAAG CTgcagaaatataaaaatagttcTGGAGGATCCGTTTTAGGACCCAATGCAACTGCCTCAAGTAATTTCATAAATGTCAAGAGATTTCATGACAGCCAAAGCCAAAATCTTCCAG AAGTGAAGACTGCAATGAAGTGCCCAAAAAGGATGATTGTGAAGGCTAGCTATGAGAACAAGGAACTTATAGACAATGATAGTTCTTGCTTTAGTCCAAGAAGCCTATTTGCTTTGCCAACTGAAGGTAGCTCCCTCATGTTGGATTCTTTCAATTTTGTAGAAGAAAATTCTGATCAGGACCTGCTGCTGGATGTGCCATCCAATGGCTCTTTCCCACAGGCAGAGCTCCTTCACCCATCTTTAAGTTTTGATGGCCAACAGGCAAGCACTAGTAGTAGTTCAATATACCCACATCTTGTCCGCCGCTGA